The following proteins are co-located in the Rattus norvegicus strain BN/NHsdMcwi chromosome X, GRCr8, whole genome shotgun sequence genome:
- the Or7r1 gene encoding olfactory receptor Olr1768, giving the protein MELLKKNHTLSSGFIILGFGDLAELQILFFGLFLIMHLVTLAGHATIVLITLIDTCLQTPMYFFLRNLSAIEICYILVIVPNMLANFLSKKQRMSFLGCALQMHLFIALGGAECFLLAAMAYDRFVAICNPLRYTLIITRALCLQMLALACISGFTLSLTLTTLIFLLPFCQSHVINHFFCDIPAVLFLACSDTQANEIAVFLVCTLILLIPFLLILFSYGFIITAILRIHSAEGRSKAFSTCAGHLLVSVMHYGCAIFIYIRPKSCYAPEQDKIVSLIYTNITPMLYPMIYSLRNKEVKGALRRLLVNRNR; this is encoded by the coding sequence ATGGAACTGTTGAAGAAAAACCACACCTTAAGCTCTGGATTCATTATTTTAGGCTTCGGGGACCTGGCTGAACTACAGATCCTCTTTTTTGGACTCTTTCTAATTATGCATCTCGTCACCCTAGCGGGCCATGCAACTATTGTGCTCATCACCCTGATTGACACCTGCCTCCAGACAcctatgtatttcttccttcGGAACCTATCTGCCATTGAGATTTGCTACATATTAGTTATCGTGCCTAACATGCTGGCCAACTTCCTGTCCAAAAAACAACGGATGTCCTTCCTGGGATGCGCTCTGCAAATGCACCTTTTCATTGCTCTGGGTGGAGCAGAATGTTTCCTCCTCGCTGCGATGGCATACGACCGTTTTGTGGCCATCTGTAACCCCCTGCGTTACACACTCATCATCACCCGGGCACTCTGTCTGCAGATGTTGGCTCTGGCATGCATCAGTGGTTTCACACTTTCACTTACTCTTACCACACTGATATTCCTCCTGCCCTTCTGTCAGTCCCATGTCATCAACCATTTCTTTTGTGACATTCCTGCCGTCCTGTTCTTAGCCTGCTCTGATACACAGGCCAATGAAATCGCAGTCTTCCTTGTGTGCACGCTGATCCTGTTGATTCCCTTCTTGCTGATCCTGTTTTCCTACGGATTCATTATTACTGCCATCCTTAGAATCCATTCCGCAGAAGGCAGGAGCAAAGCTTTCTCCACCTGTGCGGGCCACCTGCTGGTCTCTGTTATGCACTATGGCTGTGCAATATTCATCTACATTCGTCCCAAGTCCTGCTACGCACCAGAACAGGACAAAATTGTGTCCTTAATCTATACTAATATAACCCCAATGCTCTATCCTATGATCTATAGCTTGAGGAACAAAGAAGTCAAAGGTGCCCTCAGAAGACTCCTGGTGAACCGCAACCGGTAA